The Orcinus orca chromosome 1, mOrcOrc1.1, whole genome shotgun sequence DNA window TTGCAATAACAGACTCCAGGAATCTGATGCTCACACTGATAGTCATTGCTTTGTAGAACTAAGTAAATATAGTGATTTACTGTAAGTAAATATAGTGATTATTTAGAGGAGAGAGCACGCATAGTTATGGAAGCCTTTATGAATGATGGGTAGAATTTGGATAGGCAAAGGGAGGAGCGTATTCCAGGTGGGACAGCATGGGCAGAACAAGGGTAGCGGATAATATAGCATGAGAAAATGGATTTGGCTATACCTGAGGGATTTTGCTGGAGaatgataaataataaagttGGAAGAGTAAAGTAGGATTAGGTTTTGAGGACTCTGGAAGCTTTACTTGGATTTTATGTTACAGGCAGTATAGAGAGATATTAATTCTTTAGAGAAGGAGAAGTATAatgaaaatagtattttattgttATCAGTCAGGCCATAATATGAAAGATACATTGGGAGAGAGAGATTAAAGATAGACTAAGGAGGCTATTGAAGTAATCTTGGCATATaaaaaaatagctaacatttgttgCTCATTTATTACGTACAAGTtaccattttaagcattttatgtatgtgtgtttaccCCTCTTGATGTGTAGGTATTGTTGTTATTATCCCCCTtttgtagataaggaaactgagacaaagagGGGTGGGTGACTAGGATGGTGACATGGAGATGGAGAGATGAAATCAAGCTATATTGTAGACTGCTAGTGaccttgaaagatatttttatgttgttggtgtttctttatcttttcttttttctttctttgttttttttttttaagtaaatgactTTTCTGGAGTCACATAGATTTGAGGGATATCACCTTTTCGGATAGATCAAGGTAGCAGAGGTAAAAAGATACCAAGTCCAGAAAAAACATTAGAGTTGTATTACTTCTTGCCCTCTATGTTTAGAACTTTAGAATCTGCCCCTCTCCAAAAAACTGGCATTAGAGTTGATCATTTTCCGGACATTTTCAAGACCTTGAACTTCCCCTTTAGAAGCACAAAATTCTGTAAATCAGTGCTCTTGCCATTGACAGGAATAGTAAATTATTAGGGTGCTCcttattttctctgtgtattAGATATGGCTGATTGAAGCTTCTATCATGTGAAGATATACAGAGAGATTCCTGGTGAGTATGTGAGATTGTTCTTTGACTTCTATATGATAACCATAACCTGTTTCTCTTTAGCTTGGTTCTACAGCCATTGGGATCCAGACATCAGAGGGTGTGTGCCTAGCTGTGGAGAAGAGAATTACCTCTCCACTCATGGAGCCCAGCAGCATTGAGAAAATTGTAGAGATTGATGCTCACATAGGTAAGGAGTAGGAGAAGGCTGTTCTGTAGGATCTTGCCTGGGTTAATCAGTCTTCTTTGATGTTTCAAGGGAGGTTCATTAGGTGAGCATCTTATCCCTTGTTAGTTATCATTTTCCAGGTAGTAGGCCATTGTGCATAATATAGGTAGTAGGAAGCAGTTATAGGATTCACCTACTCCCAGACGTTCCTTTCTCCCTCAGATTTATACTTGGCAAATGTGATGGTTATTGAAATATGTGAAGGTTGAATCATAGGCCAGCTCCCTATGGTGGCTGGGTCCTCATCGATGCATAACATTAGGAGGCTACCTGGAGCAGAGGATTGTGTGGGAAGGTAGGGGTGTCCACTAAGCAAAGAGAAATTCTTAAAGATCTTCAGAGTGACCAAGGTGCAGAGAGTATAAGGATGATAGACTTTGACCCAGATCGGTACTCTTCCTCTGTTTTCAGATTTATCATTTCAGTCTATCTCCCCtcaccttcccttcctctcttttttgggTCCCTGTTAAATTCCCCTGCCGTGGCTTCTGGCATCATTGTAGCATGATGAGTAGTTCTACTTATTTATAGCATGGCATTTTAGTTGACTGCCCACATTTACTTAACCTATCTAGTCATCTAATTACTGAAACATTGGTAAAATAATTAATTGCTTGAGGGCGTCAGAATCAAATGCCATAGTGACTCAGGGAGCTTGACATTATCTCTTTCATAGATACAGAAACTGAGATTTAGTCTTTTAAGATTAGAACATTTTATCTACTTTCTCTGAAGCCATCTACCTTTTGGAGGTAGGTCAGTGtcacttcattcaacaaattgagaacctattatgtgccagacttTGTGCTAGACACCAGGGGCACACAAAGGAATGAGACATAGTCCCCGTGTGTTCCAGGAGCATACAGTTTAATTAGATATGTAAATAAGTCAATGCAATTAAGTGAAGTAGGTATTAAGAAAGGCTGTAGTATATGCTTAGTAGGGGTACAATGGAGGAAACAATTAGTTTTCCCTGGGGCCAGTGGTAGTGAGGTTTTCAGAAAAGGATTCCATAAAGGTGATGCTTGAGCTGAACTGAATTCTAAAAGATAAGGAAGTGTTTACCAAGTGAATAAGTGTCTGGGTGTAGCAGAGGAGAGCTTTCTGGTCGGAGGGAATAGAAGAGCAAAGCTGTGGtggtgtaaaatataaaataccctGGCACACGCAGTTTGGCATGACTGGCAGGTGGAATGTGGCAAGAAATGAGTCTGGGATCAAACAGTGGAAGTCCTTTTTACCACACTAAAGAGCTTGAACTTGATCCTTTTGCATTGCCAAGGTTTTGAGCACTGAGGAAATATGATCAGATTAGGATTTGAGAAAGACCATTCTGATAGTAGTGTTGAAGGTACAGTGAAGGGGGCtgagactggaggcagggagaccaggtcagaaatttttttaatagtccAAATAAAGAGATAATGAAGGATTAACCAAGGTGGTGGCCAGAAGACGGAGAGGTAAGGACTAATGCCAGACAGGCTAATCAGACAGCAATTGATAGAATTTGGGATTCAGTTGGTTGTGAGGGCCAGGGAAAAAGATGGAGCCTAGAAGGGAAATGAGTTGAGTCTGTGGTATATCCAAGTAGATATATTAAGGCTTTATAGGTCTGAAATGTGGGAGTGAGACCCAGGCTGGAAATTTAGATTTGAGTCATGACGTGTAACGTCACAGCCATAATCTTGGCATCTTGGGCCATCTCTCATATAACTAGTTTGTGTTTggtcagaaagtgaaaagactTCATTTTCTTCTAGGGTCTTCCATTGTAGCTCATAGTGAgatagttattttttttcccttgtttctccTGTTGGACTGTTAGTGCTTGCTTAGTTTGAAAGTGCATCACGGGCTACCAAAGAGTGCTGAAGGAATGCTTGAGGATGTAACGTGTGGAAATTCATGTTTGAGTAGCTGCTCTTCTCTGTCTCCTACCTTAATAGCTAGACTTCTGTTTCATTATGAATGGTTTTTATTTGTTAGTGATATAATTATACTTGTGTTCAGTGTAGATAATTTCCCATCTAATCTCTTAGGTATATTGCTATGGGATTGCTGAATGGCTGCCATGGTTTCACTCCAGAATTTCAGTATTTCCTGAGTGGATGAAAGAGTTCTACAAGGATTTGGCTATCGGGTCACTGTTGCTTTTACATTGCAGGTTGTGCCATGAGTGGGCTAATTGCTGATGCTAAGACTTTAATTGATAAAGCCAGAGTGGAGACACAGGTAAAATTAGCATCATCTCTCCTTTTTACCATGATGCTTGTGTTCCTTGTTTAGTGATGATATAACTGCCTGGGCTGTACTGCAGGTATCTGTGTTAATATCAGATGTAGCTCTTGGGAGTGATTTTGGGTAGAATCCCTAGTTACAACTTTCTGAGGCTTGGAGTCTAGCCATCCAACCATTGCAGCTTTGAGGAAGCCCTGGTAAATAGTGCTGACAGTCTCTTGCTTCTTTTTGACTTGCCTTATATAAAGCAAGCATTGCACTGTATTCTGTTCCCTAACTGACTTTCTGTGGGAGCACCATAGCAAGAGGTAGAAATAGCTAAAGGAATTCTCACCCCAACTGCCTTTGCAGCTAGGCTTGCAAATGACAGCTCTCCTGTAGTGAGTAATGATATGTACCAGGTGATAAATGCTGGTTAggaatactgatttttttttttttttaactgagctcCTGCTGCCTACAGAGTAGTAGActggtaagaaaaaaatatctgattggtaaaaaattttttttgtgctTATTTGCAGGTTTGCTGTCAGTACTTATGTAAGAATAAGTCATTTAATTTAAACTCCAACAGAATGCTAAGATAGGGCCTTTGAGGGAAAGCGGCACTCAGCTATTAGCCTTCACTTTGTGAAAAGACTAGATTTGGTGCTCTGAAGGGTTAACTCTGTTTTTCAAGGGAGCAGTCCTCTCCCTTGAAAAGTCGTCATTGCTTAGAGTCCTTTTGATATAACTTTATTTCCAGAGctatttctcttcctctcatgCAGTCCCGAGCATTTGAGTTTAATGTTAAGGAAAACACACCAGAGCTTGAGCATTCAGTTTTTAACCACAGTTCAAAGGGATGTGTGTGGTGAGATGGTGGGCTACTTTTAATGCCATTCTTACGAAAGGTAGACCatgctttgctcttcttttagaACCACTGGTTCACCTACAATGAGACCATGACAGTGGAGAGTGTGACTCAGGCTGTGTCAAATCTGGCTCTACAGTTTGGAGAAGAAGATGCAGATCCAGGTGCCATGGTGAGTTTGACGCTTGTGCGAAGCTTTCTTGCTGTCCTGTGGAACTGATGACATTTGTCCTCGGAACATGTCTTTCCTGTCTCTTCTCGCCCCCCTACTTCATAGCTATTTATCTTAATACCTCCTGCTTTTTGGTTTTAGTCTCGTCCCTTTGGAGTAGCACTGTTATTTGGAGGAGTTGATGAAAAAGGACCCCAGCTGTAAGTACCATTTGgccatttttttcctgcttcctttttgggagaattattttcatttgggatggGACTGGTTGTTTAAATCAAGTGAGAAGATTATTGTAGAGTTGTAAAAATGAAGGGCTTCTAATTCTATAAAGTTCATTGATTCTGTGCTGCTTACACAAAAACAAATTTGGGGATTTTATGAAGAACTCCTCTACTGGAATCAGTGCTATTTCTGGAAAGAAATTAGAAGTAACTTTGTTGCTGTAGTCAAAATGTGTTTGAGCCTTGCTTTGGAATATTGATTTGATCCCTGTCCTCAAATAGTATTTAGATAGGCATACATAAGtatcatatttatatatactctCTATATAAAGTATTCTTATACATACTTCTCTTCTAAATCCCTGAGGAAATTATTATTAGTTTtcttaaacactttttaaaagatcTGGTTTCTCCAGCCATAGAACATCTTTTGGATTTGTGCCTCGGTATTTCCTGGCTGCAGGGCcaagcatttatattttttagtgagACGTTTGTTACATAAAATGCCACCGTTCTTAAGCATTTTAATCCTCTTCTTTTTGGTGGTTTTGCAGGTTTCATATGGACCCATCTGGAACCTTTGTACAGTGTGATGCTCGAGCGATTGGCTCTGCCTCAGAGGGTGCCCAGAGCTCCTTGCAAGAAGTTTACCACAAGGTAATTAAGCATTCTCACGActtctattatcttttttttaaatcatggtataatttacataaaataaaatgcacagacCTAAGAGttcagttctatgagttttgacaattgTAACCAGcacttaaaacaaaatatagggacttccctggtggtccagcggttaagactccacggtcccaatgtagggggccccgGTTCGAgctgtggtcagggaactagatcccacaggccgcagctAAAAGataccgcatgccacaactaagacccggcacggccaaataaataaataaataatttaaaatagatacatatatatatagcacacTTCCATCACCCTGCCCCAGAATGCTTGCCTCCTCTCCAGTCAGTCTCTTCCCCCGTTTCAGGCACATTTACCGTTGTAGATTAGTTTTGTCTGGTCTTTCtatgaatagaatcatacagtttgtATTTTCATGTCTGCCTTTTTTTGTTCAACGTACTGTTTTTGAGATACGTTCGTATTTTTGCACATTTCAgtagtttctttttattgatgagtggTATGCCATggtatagatataccacagtttgtttatcctttATCTTCACAGCTTTACTTAGCAgtttatatttcctagtctgGCTCTCCAAGCAAGTGGGCATTTGGTACTTTTTATCTTTGTGGGATGGGAAGCCTTGGTTTGGGGTAACTCATTGTAGTGGCTGAAGGCTGCCCTACTTGTCATTCAGGTGGTTCATACAGGGATGCCTGCTTAAATCAACTTCTAGTATTGCTTTTACGTGTGCAGGAAATTAGATACAAAATGGGGTAAGCAAAGAGCAGATTTTCTAAACCATTGGGCTACCTTCTAGATCATTTGGGAATTATTATTCACAGGATATCATCAATATTATCTTGCTTCTAAATCAAAAGACAATAACTAGAGAAGTCTAACTTTCCCCTTCTTCAAAGATCACTTAACATATTAAAGTTGGTAACTTTGTTCTGGTTcaaaataagacttttttttctctgaataaaGGTACTCTACTTATTTACCATTTACCTGAATTCTGGAGATACTTGTAATGCACTGTACTTATTGAGATGTttgatttattaatatttgctaAATCATTTCTTCAGGGAGATATAGGGGAAATCTTTGAAGGAAGGAGGGATTATGTACAATTAATGGCTACTCTTCTTGCCCTCTTTGTTTCAAGTCTATGACACTGAAAGAAGCCATCAAATCTTCACTCATAATCCTCAAACAAGTAATGGAGGAGAAGCTGAATGCAACTAACATAgaggtatttttctgttttattcagatATCATAGCTCTCATTGCTGAAGATCAAGATAGTAACATTTTTGTATGCTCAGTTCTCAAGAAGTTATTATCCTGTGAATAAGCAACTTTAGTAACGTGGTATGGCAGAAGCCAGAATTTGGTGAGTTAAAGAATAAAAGGGAGTGATGAAGTGGACAAAACAAGAATATGCTGCCTTCTCAAGAAGTAATTAATGTCAGCAGCAGGCAGCATTAAAGAaaaggatttttgtctttttaaggaTGGGGAAAGACTTGAAAATACTTTTATAGTCTGAGAAGCAAGTAGTGgatagaaaaatgttaaaagaattaagggcttccctggtgacgcagtggttgagagtccgcctgccgatgcaggggacacgggttcgtgccctggtccaggaggatcccatgtgctgcggagcggctgggcccgtgagccatggctgctgggcctgcgcgtccggagcctgtgctctgcgacaggagaggccacagcagtgagaggcccgcgtaccaccaaaaaaaaaaaagaattaaaagtggaAGTTAGATAGTGATGGAAAAGTTCTAGAAGAGAGAAGGCATGGTACAAATGAAGGAGTTGgttttgaaaaatagaattgATTCAGCATTATATTGAATACCCATTACATGCCAGGTACTATGTAGATGCCAGGGATACAGACACAGAAAATCCAGTTCCCATTAAGTAGTATAGAGGACATACAGATAATAACAGCTTGGGTTGATACTTCTGTAATAGCAATATGAATGGATTGACACAGGAACATATAACTTATACTGGGGCGTTAGGAAAGCTTACTGGAAGAGGTGAAGttaggagaagggaagagaatggtattccaggaagagggaacaggacATGTAAAATAACGTTGTGCGTAAAAGGGGACTCTGAGGGATTTATCTGAATGCTGGAGTGTGAGATGTATGTGAGATAGGGAGATGAGACTGGAGAGACGTGGACCAGATTCTGAATGCCCTTATTTAGGATCCTAAGAGTAGACAGCAGGATGGGAGGTAATGATGAGTAAAGTTAAGGCAGGCTTGGAGGTGAACTGGGAGAGAGGTATTATATTTCCCTGGTGATTGTTAGATCATCTGCTGAAGGTGGGTGAATGCAACAGTGAAATTAAAAGgaatggaaaatatttggaaacgtCATTATGGATAGGGAAAAGGGAAGACAGGGATGAGTAaaaggattgctgggtcacattaAAATACGCTAGCTGAGGCTGAAATCACAAAACAAGTTGTTGTAaaaagtcaggatagtggttaccctTGGAGGcatggtatgtatgtatattatattttaattaaatttttagggcttctctggtggcgcagtggttgggagtccgcctgccgatgcaggggacacgggttcgtgccccagtctgggaagatcccacatgccgcgaagcggctgggcccatgagccgtggccgctaggcctgcacatccggagcctgtgctccgcaaagggagaggccacagcagtgagagacctgcgtaccgcaggaaggaaaaaaaaaaaaaaaattttaaaggccaaCTGAAGCTGGAATCACAAATCAGTAATTAAACCAATCAGCACTTACCAGGATACTTTTCAGCTATACTCAGCATAGATTgagaaaatgtatatttagatAAATCTCTGGCAAAGGATTGACTGGTTATgggcagaagaatggagagaGTACTGGAGAGTATTGTTTGTCAATCTGTCACCAATAGAGCCCGGTTCCTTAGGCTGCAGTGAAAGGGGCAAAATTGGGCACCAGAACAAGGGGC harbors:
- the PSMA5 gene encoding proteasome subunit alpha type-5 isoform X1 — translated: MFLTRSEYDRGVNTFSPEGRLFQVEYAIEAIKLGSTAIGIQTSEGVCLAVEKRITSPLMEPSSIEKIVEIDAHIGCAMSGLIADAKTLIDKARVETQNHWFTYNETMTVESVTQAVSNLALQFGEEDADPGAMSRPFGVALLFGGVDEKGPQLFHMDPSGTFVQCDARAIGSASEGAQSSLQEVYHKSMTLKEAIKSSLIILKQVMEEKLNATNIELATVQPGQNFHMFTKEELEEVIKDI
- the PSMA5 gene encoding proteasome subunit alpha type-5 isoform X2, which produces MEPSSIEKIVEIDAHIGCAMSGLIADAKTLIDKARVETQNHWFTYNETMTVESVTQAVSNLALQFGEEDADPGAMSRPFGVALLFGGVDEKGPQLFHMDPSGTFVQCDARAIGSASEGAQSSLQEVYHKSMTLKEAIKSSLIILKQVMEEKLNATNIELATVQPGQNFHMFTKEELEEVIKDI